Below is a genomic region from Cydia strobilella chromosome 24, ilCydStro3.1, whole genome shotgun sequence.
aaagagaaaaaattaaACAGTGGCCATTTCATGAATAAAGGGGTAAAATTGCATTACTATATATTTACATGGGATAATGCAGTTTTTAGTAAGAAGGTTAATACCATACAATAAACATAGGATAAAATGGCATCTTAGTTGTCCCAAACCTCATGATTAGGGTCAGTCTCCGGTAAATACTCCCTTTGCAGTATCGGCTTAGGCTTCGTCAGGGTTCCAGCGACCTTCGGAGGCACTTCCTCAGGAAACATAGCCAGCCTAGTGGGACAGTTGAGTACATGAGGTTTTAGTTGATTTGCTGGATATCGGTGTGTAGCATTGAACGGGCAGATCCCGAGCTCCGGGTAGTTTTTTTGGCATTTTACGATGTGGGCTTGGATGCGGGAGCGAGGGACCCGGTGGTTCGGCTCGTAAGGGCAGGAAACGAAGGGGTCATTCATTTCTGAAAACAAAAGTTACTGCTTTATTCACGGTTAATTGGCCACATAATAAGCAGGCATCCGAgatgaaaaattataaataactcaCACTCAATGTAATTACTACTGACAATGAAACTACAATTTAACCGATTGAAATATGAAGGCGTAGTAGGTATAAGTATCTATGAGTTTAaagacttaaaataataattaaagtgtgttaaagatatatttaccttataaattatatttgtgcgtatatttagataaataaatgtaacTAGTTTGTAGTTTTATTCGAGTAAATAATAgatatacattttgttttgcaaCTTttgcaaatcaaatcaaaatgccACAGGTGGTATTAGCACCTACAGAATGCAAAAATCCCTCCATAAAtcttttatttgataatttttattCTAGTGCTGagtaattagaaaaaaatgttaaacattacaaacatgcattatttatttattaatgtatgtGATATTAGATTCAATCAAATCGTaggaaatgaaataatatttaatataaataatgcaagTAAATCCACTGATTAGGGGTGAATTATGTAGACTAGCAACACTCTATGAAAGCATAGACAAGATAGACGTTTTTAGAGATGCGACAGATCCATAAATATTCTGTACCGGTTTTTAAAAACGATAGTGAATGTCGTTTTTGTTCTCAATTTTAATCAATCACAATCGAGAAAACATCATCCCAGTTATAATTATTCTGAGATCATCCCTAGCaaagtacaaatacaaataactttatttatagtTAGTAAACTCAGTAAATGTCAAtgtctctttctcgctctcacttatggggtgcggcgcaccaaggtcgcggtgtggtgcggtagtctgttacgggtTGAAGATGAGTAGAAGAAATTAATTCAATCGATCAAACAAATGCCCCAATATATTATGGCTCttgtacaccatggcccagcgtaggccagtctaagcgacgcagctatgcggtggaatgagcaATATCACTTggtccctctaacgcataaatgtgtcccttggactggcctacactGGGCCATGGCGTACAAGAGCCATTACAAATCGCAAGTAAATATCGTTATCGAGGCCATCAGGTTCGTtcggagtcgtagcacggtacgcttatcaccatgcctgtcacgttctaacaagtatgtgagtgcgaaagtgacggacttagtgataggggaaaccatgctgcgcgggcagattATTGAATGACAATATAATATCGAAAAAGACGAAATGGTTACTGTCCAGCGTTAAAATGCCGTGCTAGTTCATTTTATTTTCGTTTGATtgttataattaatgattaaacgaacttacctgtaagtcAAGTTcgatcataattatacgaagggtttcgtccgaagatattagtaatttagaattatagaacacattttAGTTACgcgaaagtgtaaccactcatcacTTGTTTAATTAAACTCGAGTTTCGTCCtcgatattagtaatttagaattatagaacacattgtagaTGTTGAGAGCATGGAAGGAAATATCAGAATTAATAAACCTTAGATTATTCATACTCATTTACTTATTACATTACGATTACTAAATAAATCCTTCGATTACTAACTATTAAATTAGGGCTATAATTAATTGCTGTTGATAAACGTTTTCGTTTTCTATATCGTCGAAATGTTCTTATATTCCGAACGTCGTCGTGAGCTTCAACATGTTGTCAAatactcagaataatgactaaagcaaagaagccgggcaaaaataaaagcttggtaaaagatatcgta
It encodes:
- the LOC134752509 gene encoding gametocyte-specific factor 1-like; translation: MNDPFVSCPYEPNHRVPRSRIQAHIVKCQKNYPELGICPFNATHRYPANQLKPHVLNCPTRLAMFPEEVPPKVAGTLTKPKPILQREYLPETDPNHEVWDN